Proteins co-encoded in one Sparus aurata chromosome 18, fSpaAur1.1, whole genome shotgun sequence genomic window:
- the arr3b gene encoding arrestin 3b, retinal (X-arrestin) isoform X1, giving the protein MSKVYKKTSGNGHICLYLAKRDFVDHVDHVEVVEGVIKVDPSGLEGRKVFVYLACAFRYGSEDLDVMGLSFRRDIWIQRVQVYPPVEGNTAKTPMLEFLMKKVGEQGYPFTFQMPTDLPCSVSLQPGPNDSGKACGVDFEIKGYLANVAFNADEVIEKKDTARLMIRKIQFAPASNKAGPKADIAKQFMMTDKPLNVEASLEKEIYYHGDPITVKVKVNNETSKVVKKIKISVEQLTNVALYSSDHYSKTVCCEEHGDTVNANSTLDKSYQITPLLASSTEKRGLSVDGRLKDEDTHLASTTLSQGEKEMQGMIVSYKVRVTLVVSGGGLLGGLTGSDVTLDLPLVLMSPKPAEVADISFDTVEA; this is encoded by the exons ATGTCAAA AGTATATAAGAAGACCAGCGGCAATGGACAT ATCTGCCTGTACTTGGCGAAGAGGGACTTCGTCGACCATGTGGACCATGTGGAAGtagtcg AGGGTGTTATCAAAGTGGACCCGTCTGGTCTTGAAGGCAGAAAAG TATTCGTCTACCTTGCTTGTGCCTTCCGCTATGGAAGCGAGGACTTGGACGTCATGGGTCTGTCCTTCAGGAGAGACATCTGGATCCAGCGCGTTCAGGTGTATCCTCCTGTAGAAGGAAACACAGCCAAAACACCAATGTTGGAATTCCTCATGAAGAAAGTGGGAGAGCAAGGATACCCCTTCACCTTCCAG ATGCCGACAGACCTCCCGTGCTCAGTGTCCTTACAGCCGGGGCCAAATGATTCTGGCAAG GCTTGCGGCGTGGACTTTGAGATTAAAGGATACCTCGCCAACGTGGCCTTCAATGCAGATGAAGTCATTGAAAAGAA GGACACAGCCCGCCTGATGATCCGCAAAATTCAGTTCGCGCCAGCAAGCAACAAGGCCGGACCCAAGGCTGATATCGCCAAGCAGTTCATGATGACCGACAAACCTCTCAACGTGGAGGCCTCCCTCGAAAAAGAG atttattaCCACGGAGATCCGATCACCGTGAAGGTAAAGGTCAACAACGAAACCAGCAAGGTTGTGAAGAAAATCAAAATCTCAG TTGAGCAGCTCACAAATGTGGCGCTCTACTCATCTGACCACTACAGCAAGACAGTCTGTTGTGAAGAGCACGG CGACACAGTAAATGCCAACTCTACATTGGACAAATCCTACCAAATCACCCCTCTGCTAGCCTCCAGCACAGAGAAACGCGGCCTCTCAGTCGACGGGCGGCTAAAAGACGAGGACACTCACCTTGCGTCCACAACCCT GAGTcaaggagagaaggagatgCAGGGCATGATCGTCTCCTATAAAGTCAGAGTCACCCTGGTGGTGTCTGGCGGAGG TCTGCTGGGCGGCCTTACAGGAAG cgacGTCACTTTAGATCTCCCTCTGGTCCTGATGTCCCCAAAGCCTGCAG AAGT GGCCGACATCTCGTTTGACACGGTCGAAGCTTGA
- the arr3b gene encoding arrestin 3b, retinal (X-arrestin) isoform X2, translating to MSKVYKKTSGNGHICLYLAKRDFVDHVDHVEVVEGVIKVDPSGLEGRKVFVYLACAFRYGSEDLDVMGLSFRRDIWIQRVQVYPPVEGNTAKTPMLEFLMKKVGEQGYPFTFQMPTDLPCSVSLQPGPNDSGKACGVDFEIKGYLANVAFNADEVIEKKDTARLMIRKIQFAPASNKAGPKADIAKQFMMTDKPLNVEASLEKEIYYHGDPITVKVKVNNETSKVVKKIKISVEQLTNVALYSSDHYSKTVCCEEHGDTVNANSTLDKSYQITPLLASSTEKRGLSVDGRLKDEDTHLASTTLSQGEKEMQGMIVSYKVRVTLVVSGGGLLGGLTGSDVTLDLPLVLMSPKPAEVKLE from the exons ATGTCAAA AGTATATAAGAAGACCAGCGGCAATGGACAT ATCTGCCTGTACTTGGCGAAGAGGGACTTCGTCGACCATGTGGACCATGTGGAAGtagtcg AGGGTGTTATCAAAGTGGACCCGTCTGGTCTTGAAGGCAGAAAAG TATTCGTCTACCTTGCTTGTGCCTTCCGCTATGGAAGCGAGGACTTGGACGTCATGGGTCTGTCCTTCAGGAGAGACATCTGGATCCAGCGCGTTCAGGTGTATCCTCCTGTAGAAGGAAACACAGCCAAAACACCAATGTTGGAATTCCTCATGAAGAAAGTGGGAGAGCAAGGATACCCCTTCACCTTCCAG ATGCCGACAGACCTCCCGTGCTCAGTGTCCTTACAGCCGGGGCCAAATGATTCTGGCAAG GCTTGCGGCGTGGACTTTGAGATTAAAGGATACCTCGCCAACGTGGCCTTCAATGCAGATGAAGTCATTGAAAAGAA GGACACAGCCCGCCTGATGATCCGCAAAATTCAGTTCGCGCCAGCAAGCAACAAGGCCGGACCCAAGGCTGATATCGCCAAGCAGTTCATGATGACCGACAAACCTCTCAACGTGGAGGCCTCCCTCGAAAAAGAG atttattaCCACGGAGATCCGATCACCGTGAAGGTAAAGGTCAACAACGAAACCAGCAAGGTTGTGAAGAAAATCAAAATCTCAG TTGAGCAGCTCACAAATGTGGCGCTCTACTCATCTGACCACTACAGCAAGACAGTCTGTTGTGAAGAGCACGG CGACACAGTAAATGCCAACTCTACATTGGACAAATCCTACCAAATCACCCCTCTGCTAGCCTCCAGCACAGAGAAACGCGGCCTCTCAGTCGACGGGCGGCTAAAAGACGAGGACACTCACCTTGCGTCCACAACCCT GAGTcaaggagagaaggagatgCAGGGCATGATCGTCTCCTATAAAGTCAGAGTCACCCTGGTGGTGTCTGGCGGAGG TCTGCTGGGCGGCCTTACAGGAAG cgacGTCACTTTAGATCTCCCTCTGGTCCTGATGTCCCCAAAGCCTGCAG AAGT CAAATTGGAATAA